The following are from one region of the Sandaracinus amylolyticus genome:
- a CDS encoding serine/threonine-protein kinase: MGHERRHEVRSSVDTPAVAEESGRRRADRDALPSPRGAVRAGDRISGHEIVAPVSAGGMATVYLARRAGAAGFAKHVAIKVVHAHLALDRTFVKMFLAEARLSARIEHPNVVQVHDLGEHDGSYFMVMEYVEGCALSELQRMLAEAQRRLAPEVAVAIAMRVAAGLHAAHELADEHGNNLCVVHRDVSPQNVLLARKGHVKLIDFGIAKAAERTQSTQGGVLKGKVRYMAPEQASGSEIDRRADVYALGVLLWEMLTGRRLFDAPTDLLALKMVLDPRPRAPSALAGGVPPALDETVLAALAKDPARRPATAQAFGEMLARAFPAALAIDAPRIAEIVGVLTEEARGDAEDRPDSTSGVARMSDVARERVEQLTLPALAATAEASVSSGEPVVRGSGPSRVVALAVLGAVAIAASAAAWYSSRDDRAAAAPPLDAPPVGELPAERGEIESAPTVPVPPAATAPPSPTTMDAPEPRAAPATERTTRPTRRVERSRRAGSRARATTIDDVPLDTEFE, from the coding sequence ATGGGTCACGAGCGCCGGCACGAGGTGCGCTCTTCGGTTGACACTCCCGCGGTCGCCGAGGAATCTGGGCGGCGCCGTGCCGATCGCGATGCGCTGCCATCACCGCGGGGCGCCGTGAGAGCCGGCGATCGCATCTCCGGCCACGAGATCGTCGCGCCTGTCTCTGCGGGCGGCATGGCGACCGTGTACCTCGCACGGCGCGCGGGCGCGGCGGGCTTCGCCAAGCACGTCGCGATCAAGGTCGTGCACGCGCACCTCGCGCTCGATCGCACGTTCGTGAAGATGTTCCTCGCCGAGGCGCGCCTCTCCGCGCGCATCGAGCACCCGAACGTCGTCCAGGTGCACGACCTCGGCGAGCACGACGGCAGCTACTTCATGGTGATGGAGTACGTCGAGGGGTGCGCCCTCAGCGAGCTCCAACGGATGCTCGCCGAGGCGCAGCGCCGCCTGGCGCCCGAGGTCGCGGTTGCGATCGCGATGCGCGTCGCTGCGGGGCTGCACGCGGCGCACGAGCTCGCCGACGAGCACGGGAACAACCTCTGCGTCGTGCACCGCGACGTGTCGCCCCAGAACGTGCTCCTCGCGCGAAAGGGGCACGTGAAGCTGATCGACTTCGGGATCGCGAAGGCGGCCGAGCGCACCCAGAGCACGCAGGGCGGCGTGCTCAAGGGCAAGGTGCGCTACATGGCGCCCGAGCAGGCGTCGGGCAGCGAGATCGATCGTCGCGCCGACGTCTACGCGCTGGGCGTCTTGCTCTGGGAGATGTTGACGGGGCGACGGCTCTTCGACGCTCCGACCGATCTGCTCGCGCTCAAGATGGTGCTCGACCCGAGGCCGCGCGCGCCGAGCGCGCTCGCGGGCGGCGTCCCGCCGGCGCTCGACGAGACGGTCCTCGCGGCGCTCGCGAAGGACCCGGCGCGAAGACCGGCGACCGCGCAAGCGTTCGGCGAGATGCTCGCGCGCGCCTTCCCGGCCGCGCTCGCGATCGACGCGCCGCGGATCGCCGAGATCGTCGGCGTGCTCACCGAGGAGGCGCGCGGCGACGCCGAGGATCGCCCCGACTCGACGTCGGGCGTCGCGCGGATGAGCGATGTCGCGCGCGAGCGCGTCGAGCAGCTCACGCTGCCGGCGCTCGCCGCGACCGCGGAGGCATCGGTGTCGAGCGGGGAGCCGGTCGTCCGCGGCTCGGGCCCGTCGCGCGTCGTCGCGCTCGCTGTGCTCGGTGCGGTCGCGATCGCGGCGTCGGCGGCGGCCTGGTACTCGTCGCGCGACGATCGCGCGGCCGCGGCGCCGCCGCTCGACGCACCGCCAGTCGGCGAGCTGCCGGCCGAGCGCGGCGAGATCGAGTCGGCACCGACGGTGCCCGTGCCGCCGGCCGCCACGGCCCCGCCCTCGCCCACGACGATGGATGCACCCGAGCCGCGCGCGGCCCCCGCGACCGAGCGCACGACGCGACCGACGCGAAGGGTCGAACGATCCCGCCGCGCCGGCTCGCGCGCACGCGCCACGACGATCGACGACGTCCCGCTGGACACCGAGTTCGAATGA
- a CDS encoding DUF1552 domain-containing protein: MTSRRMFLRGAGGAALAIPFLPSLLEGGTAHAQDRGRTSFVAFLSQHGGVSAGNMYPADATLTDVAMAAEGHHEVRRGPLSLATSGGIASLSPVLSASSSVLTPAIASKMNVLRGLDITYDIAHHYCGASLGNLAINSSSDDPYDRGPRRSIDQVMAWSSAVYPDPRAVQLRSFTVAQNQAVSWGYQNPAAGSGAIQAVGDSWTSATLFDRLFPTPTAPPSSPRRRLVDLVYERYRRLRDGHRRLSSGDRERLEAHMARIAELERRLGAAPISCASSPEPPEDNGPLLRGAYDGRPDQHVRYFQLYNEVLAAALACGATRIAVLCGDAYVNTFSTHPSASWHDEIAHRIVAMQDVMVGAQRRFFADVVLDLASRLESVVEADGATALDRSLIVWMQEHSNVTHDNFSIPAVTLGSADGFFSTGNYCDYRNRTRLFEPWEDTPERSAPGLTYQQFWANCLQAMGVPHDEWAEPDHPGYSARFTHVINADFPVRPASDWSDAVWRTAGDVLPFLAR, translated from the coding sequence ATGACCTCCCGCAGGATGTTCCTCCGCGGCGCCGGCGGTGCCGCGCTCGCGATCCCGTTCCTCCCGTCGCTGCTCGAGGGAGGCACCGCGCACGCGCAGGATCGCGGGCGCACGAGCTTCGTCGCGTTCCTCTCGCAGCACGGCGGCGTGTCCGCCGGGAACATGTACCCGGCCGACGCGACGCTCACCGATGTCGCGATGGCCGCCGAGGGCCACCACGAGGTACGACGCGGCCCGCTCTCGCTCGCGACGTCGGGCGGCATCGCGTCGCTGAGCCCCGTGCTCTCCGCATCGAGCTCGGTTCTCACTCCCGCGATCGCGAGCAAGATGAACGTGCTGCGCGGTCTCGACATCACCTACGACATCGCCCACCACTACTGCGGCGCGTCGCTCGGGAACCTCGCGATCAACAGCTCGTCGGACGATCCGTACGATCGCGGCCCGCGGCGCTCGATCGATCAGGTGATGGCCTGGTCGAGCGCGGTCTATCCCGACCCGCGCGCCGTGCAGCTGCGCTCGTTCACGGTCGCGCAGAACCAGGCGGTGTCCTGGGGCTACCAGAACCCTGCGGCGGGCTCCGGGGCCATCCAGGCCGTCGGCGACTCGTGGACGTCCGCCACGCTCTTCGATCGGCTCTTCCCGACGCCGACGGCGCCGCCCTCGTCTCCGCGACGGCGGCTCGTCGATCTCGTGTACGAGCGCTACCGGCGTCTGCGCGACGGACATCGCCGCCTGTCGAGCGGCGATCGCGAGCGGCTCGAGGCGCACATGGCGCGCATCGCGGAGCTCGAGCGCCGCCTCGGCGCGGCGCCGATCTCGTGCGCGAGCTCGCCCGAGCCACCGGAGGACAACGGGCCCCTGCTCCGCGGGGCGTACGACGGCCGTCCCGATCAGCACGTGCGCTACTTCCAGCTCTACAACGAGGTGCTCGCGGCCGCGCTCGCGTGCGGCGCGACGCGGATCGCGGTCCTCTGCGGCGACGCGTACGTCAACACGTTCTCGACCCATCCCAGCGCGAGCTGGCACGACGAGATCGCGCACCGCATCGTCGCGATGCAGGACGTCATGGTCGGCGCGCAGCGCCGCTTCTTCGCCGACGTCGTGCTCGATCTCGCCTCGCGGCTCGAGTCGGTCGTGGAGGCCGACGGCGCGACGGCGCTCGACCGCTCTCTGATCGTGTGGATGCAGGAGCACAGCAACGTGACCCACGACAACTTCTCGATCCCCGCGGTCACGCTGGGCTCGGCGGACGGGTTCTTCTCGACCGGCAACTACTGCGACTACCGCAACCGCACGCGCCTCTTCGAGCCGTGGGAAGACACGCCCGAGCGCAGCGCGCCGGGCCTCACGTACCAGCAATTCTGGGCGAACTGCCTCCAGGCGATGGGCGTGCCCCACGACGAGTGGGCCGAGCCCGATCACCCCGGCTACAGCGCGCGCTTCACGCACGTGATCAACGCCGACTTCCCGGTGCGGCCGGCGAGCGACTGGTCCGACGCGGTGTGGCGCACGGCGGGCGACGTCCTGCCCTTCCTCGCGCGCTGA
- a CDS encoding serine/threonine-protein kinase, which translates to MREPTHRGATVARGPRAHRLRSRRMSSRRRYELSRRLAAGGTGEVWEARVLDGPHAGRDVALKRAIAALRDDPAVRRMLRDEARLLVTLEHPSIVRALDFGTIDGVEHVAYELVRGIDAARAASVSAGRFADDVGLFIVEQVAHALDHAHSRSGPDGRSLGIVHRDVCPANILVSWEGRVLLADFGIARGAHRTDRTITGHVKGTSGYIAPEQILGDATTQAVDVYALGSTLHALLAGAPPLTSWRATSAYVGGGALPIAASIGRDVAELIARCCDVDAARRPSAAEVAGASRALRRGGDGADLLAHTFETIREAVERRGPLDDLLAGVFDERTTLTLESELEPEERS; encoded by the coding sequence GTGCGCGAGCCGACGCATCGAGGCGCGACCGTAGCACGCGGCCCGCGCGCGCATCGACTACGCTCGAGGCGAATGAGCTCTCGACGGCGCTACGAGCTCTCGCGCCGGCTGGCAGCAGGCGGCACGGGCGAAGTCTGGGAAGCGCGCGTGCTCGACGGACCGCATGCCGGCCGGGACGTCGCGCTGAAGCGCGCGATCGCGGCGCTCCGCGACGACCCCGCAGTCCGGCGCATGCTCCGCGACGAGGCGAGGCTCCTCGTGACGCTCGAGCATCCGAGCATCGTTCGCGCGCTCGACTTCGGCACCATCGACGGTGTCGAGCACGTCGCCTACGAGCTCGTGCGCGGCATCGACGCGGCGCGCGCAGCGAGCGTCTCCGCCGGTCGCTTCGCGGACGACGTGGGGCTCTTCATCGTGGAGCAGGTCGCGCACGCGCTCGATCACGCGCACTCGCGTTCGGGTCCCGACGGGCGATCGCTCGGCATCGTGCACCGCGACGTGTGCCCCGCGAACATCCTCGTGTCGTGGGAGGGGCGCGTGCTCCTCGCGGACTTCGGGATCGCGCGCGGCGCGCATCGCACCGACAGAACCATCACCGGTCACGTCAAGGGAACGAGCGGGTACATCGCGCCCGAGCAGATCCTCGGCGACGCGACCACGCAGGCCGTCGACGTGTATGCGCTCGGCTCGACGCTGCACGCGCTGCTCGCGGGCGCGCCTCCGCTCACGTCGTGGCGCGCGACGAGCGCGTACGTCGGCGGCGGCGCGCTCCCGATCGCGGCGTCGATCGGGCGCGACGTCGCCGAGCTGATCGCGAGGTGTTGCGACGTCGACGCCGCGCGCCGTCCGAGCGCCGCCGAGGTGGCCGGCGCATCCCGAGCGCTCCGTCGCGGCGGCGATGGTGCGGATCTTCTCGCGCACACGTTCGAGACGATCCGCGAGGCGGTCGAGCGGCGCGGCCCGCTCGACGATCTCCTCGCGGGCGTGTTCGACGAGCGCACCACACTGACGCTCGAGTCGGAGCTCGAGCCGGAAGAGCGTTCGTGA
- a CDS encoding DUF1592 domain-containing protein, whose amino-acid sequence MSLRTRSICVVAALALGACIGDLDDAPAGPGGGAVPRPPGTTRPPRGPLYACDDPSAVAPELPLRRLTSTQLRNTLVHLVESSAPSSSAAILGSIAPAMERLPADSGASAEGSRHAGFRRLDQAVQQQHVEVLYDVGVALGAAFTGEPARVGEIFGACASDADESNDGVCVRSFVRAFGERAFRRPLTDEDVELLASAADPLPITADALANVVALIVNSPELFYLPEHGQDGAVGATVPLDAFELAARLSYHFWSAPPDDELLEAARTGALLRDDEYERQLDRLVTDPRADEAFAEFFSDWLRLGEVADLDVQVGRPRFDAFAGTDVPTPELRTAMIDDVLEAARANLRAGSSLSDLLLDRRSYTRDPLLARIYGTSPWDGSGEPPTPPGARAGLLTRPAFLATGTPTTRPIMKGVLVRMALMCEAVPPPPANADAVRPEASALATTRDATEALTQAPGTACAGCHATAINPLGFATEGFDALGRERTVERIFGEDGALLAELPIDTHVVPNVIFGDPAEAEGAEDLTRLLDESGRVHSCMAREYFRFTFQRTENARGDGCSLAAIEEAVLGGASLTEIFASSARLRTFRERSFE is encoded by the coding sequence ATGTCCCTTCGCACGAGATCCATCTGCGTCGTCGCCGCGCTCGCGCTCGGGGCGTGCATCGGCGACCTCGACGACGCACCGGCGGGCCCGGGGGGCGGTGCCGTTCCCCGACCGCCAGGGACCACCCGCCCGCCGCGTGGGCCGCTCTACGCGTGCGACGATCCCAGCGCGGTCGCGCCCGAGCTCCCGCTCCGCCGGCTGACGAGCACGCAGCTCCGCAACACGCTGGTGCATCTCGTCGAGTCGAGCGCGCCCTCGAGCAGCGCCGCGATCCTCGGCTCGATCGCGCCCGCGATGGAGCGGCTGCCCGCCGACTCCGGCGCGAGCGCCGAGGGATCGCGGCACGCCGGCTTCCGCAGGCTCGATCAGGCGGTGCAGCAGCAGCACGTCGAGGTGCTCTACGACGTCGGGGTCGCGCTCGGCGCGGCGTTCACCGGGGAGCCGGCGCGCGTCGGCGAGATCTTCGGCGCGTGCGCGTCCGACGCCGACGAGTCGAACGACGGCGTGTGCGTGCGATCGTTCGTGCGCGCCTTCGGCGAGCGCGCGTTCCGGCGCCCGCTGACCGACGAGGACGTCGAGCTCCTCGCGAGCGCGGCCGATCCCCTGCCGATCACCGCGGACGCGCTCGCGAACGTCGTCGCGCTGATCGTCAATTCGCCCGAGCTGTTCTACCTGCCCGAGCACGGCCAGGACGGCGCCGTCGGCGCGACCGTTCCGCTCGACGCGTTCGAGCTCGCGGCGCGCCTCTCCTATCACTTCTGGAGCGCGCCTCCCGACGACGAGCTCCTCGAGGCGGCGCGCACCGGCGCGCTGCTCCGAGACGACGAGTACGAGCGTCAGCTCGATCGCCTCGTCACCGATCCGCGCGCCGACGAGGCGTTCGCCGAGTTCTTCTCCGACTGGCTCCGGCTCGGCGAGGTCGCCGACCTCGACGTCCAGGTCGGGCGGCCACGCTTCGACGCATTCGCGGGCACCGACGTTCCGACACCCGAGCTCCGCACGGCGATGATCGACGACGTGCTCGAGGCGGCGCGCGCCAACCTGCGCGCGGGATCGAGCCTCTCCGATCTGCTGCTCGATCGCCGCTCCTACACGCGCGACCCGCTGCTCGCGCGCATCTACGGCACCAGCCCGTGGGACGGATCCGGCGAGCCTCCGACGCCGCCGGGCGCCCGCGCCGGCCTCCTGACGCGCCCCGCGTTCCTCGCGACCGGCACGCCCACGACGCGGCCGATCATGAAGGGCGTGCTCGTGCGCATGGCCTTGATGTGCGAGGCGGTGCCGCCGCCTCCTGCCAACGCCGACGCGGTGCGGCCCGAAGCGAGCGCGCTCGCGACCACGCGCGACGCGACCGAGGCGCTCACGCAGGCGCCCGGCACGGCGTGCGCAGGCTGTCACGCCACCGCGATCAACCCGCTCGGCTTCGCGACCGAGGGCTTCGACGCGCTCGGCCGCGAGCGCACGGTCGAGCGCATCTTCGGAGAGGACGGCGCGCTCCTCGCAGAGCTCCCGATCGACACGCACGTCGTGCCGAACGTGATCTTCGGCGATCCCGCGGAGGCCGAGGGCGCCGAGGATCTCACGCGTCTCCTCGACGAGAGCGGACGCGTGCACTCGTGCATGGCGCGCGAGTATTTCCGCTTCACGTTCCAGAGGACCGAGAACGCGCGCGGCGACGGCTGCTCGCTCGCAGCGATCGAGGAGGCGGTGCTCGGCGGCGCCTCGCTCACCGAGATCTTCGCGAGCAGCGCGCGCCTGCGCACGTTCCGAGAGAGGAGCTTCGAATGA
- a CDS encoding sigma 54-dependent Fis family transcriptional regulator, producing MSSSQRTERSARARLAGPGRLRITVMEGPDAGATVEPSTSGGASIGVAPDNVLVLSDRTVSRYHVELRLTRDGIDVEDLGSLNGTWIGDARVQRATVRAGTRIRTGDTVLQLDDATLPLDAMAADESDVVPEIRGLVAVSPAMKALLRLLHQLAPTEVSVLVSGETGCGKEVVARALHDLGKRAAGPFEVVDCGSMPATLIASELFGHERGAFTGADKTRAGAFERAQGGTIFLDEVGELPLELQPVLLGALERRRFRRLGGQKEIAVDVRVVSATHRDLRAAVNDGSFRADLYYRLAVARATIPPLRERPEDVEPLVRHFVDEMTDAPGAFPFGFATLEALRAHRWTGNVRELRNVVEAALAIGRVQVEGREVAPDDGALTRRDDGAPITYRDARAAVLARFERAYLSELIEACEHNASEAARRARVDRPHLLTLLRKHGLR from the coding sequence ATGAGCAGCTCGCAGCGCACCGAGCGGAGCGCTCGCGCCCGGCTCGCGGGCCCGGGGCGCCTGCGGATCACGGTGATGGAAGGACCGGACGCCGGCGCGACGGTCGAGCCGAGCACGTCGGGAGGAGCGTCGATCGGCGTCGCGCCCGACAACGTGCTCGTGCTCTCCGACCGCACCGTCAGCCGGTACCACGTCGAGCTCCGGCTCACGCGCGACGGGATCGACGTCGAGGATCTCGGCAGCCTGAACGGCACGTGGATCGGCGATGCGCGGGTACAGCGCGCGACCGTGCGCGCGGGGACGCGCATCCGCACTGGAGACACCGTCCTCCAGCTCGACGACGCGACGCTCCCGCTCGACGCGATGGCCGCCGACGAGAGTGACGTCGTTCCGGAGATCCGCGGCCTCGTCGCGGTGAGCCCCGCGATGAAGGCGCTGCTCCGGCTCCTGCATCAGCTCGCCCCGACGGAAGTGTCCGTGCTCGTGTCGGGCGAGACCGGCTGCGGCAAGGAGGTGGTCGCGCGCGCGCTCCACGACCTCGGCAAGCGCGCCGCGGGCCCCTTCGAGGTCGTCGACTGCGGCTCGATGCCGGCGACGTTGATCGCGTCCGAGCTCTTCGGGCACGAGCGCGGCGCGTTCACCGGCGCGGACAAGACGCGTGCGGGCGCCTTCGAGCGAGCACAGGGCGGCACGATCTTCCTCGACGAGGTCGGCGAGCTGCCGCTCGAGCTCCAGCCGGTCCTCCTCGGGGCGCTCGAGCGCCGGCGGTTCCGTCGGCTCGGCGGGCAGAAGGAGATCGCGGTCGACGTCCGCGTCGTCTCCGCGACGCACCGCGATCTCCGTGCCGCAGTGAACGACGGGAGCTTCCGCGCCGACCTCTATTACCGGCTCGCCGTCGCGCGCGCGACGATCCCCCCGCTGCGCGAGCGCCCCGAGGACGTCGAGCCGCTGGTGCGCCACTTCGTCGACGAGATGACCGATGCACCGGGCGCGTTCCCGTTCGGCTTCGCGACGCTCGAGGCGCTGCGCGCGCACCGATGGACGGGCAATGTCCGAGAGCTGCGGAACGTCGTCGAGGCCGCGCTCGCGATCGGCCGCGTCCAGGTCGAGGGTCGCGAGGTCGCGCCCGACGACGGCGCGCTGACGAGGCGCGACGACGGAGCGCCGATCACCTACCGCGACGCGCGCGCCGCGGTGCTCGCACGCTTCGAGCGCGCGTACCTGTCCGAGCTGATCGAGGCGTGCGAGCACAACGCCTCCGAGGCCGCGCGCCGCGCGCGGGTGGATCGCCCGCACCTCCTGACACTGCTGCGCAAGCACGGCCTCCGATGA
- a CDS encoding SMI1/KNR4 family protein translates to MRVLNIDEKIRDFWSSSDDWHRSVEGASEEDLLNAERVIGHPIPEDLRTILMIQDGGTCRYSWFDGPSRTHYVGLMFFGVAHKANAGSLIDAYEDRKSFGVPDDVVTIASEAHQMLALDYRVSPQNPSVVLVGDDGDYEHFDAIQLAGSFREFLEGLRGED, encoded by the coding sequence ATGCGTGTGTTGAATATCGATGAAAAGATTCGTGACTTCTGGTCTTCATCCGACGATTGGCATCGCTCCGTGGAGGGCGCTTCGGAGGAGGACCTCCTCAATGCGGAGCGGGTGATCGGACATCCGATTCCCGAGGATCTGCGCACGATCTTGATGATCCAGGATGGCGGGACCTGCAGATACTCGTGGTTCGATGGCCCCAGCAGGACTCACTATGTGGGCCTGATGTTCTTTGGAGTCGCGCACAAGGCGAACGCGGGAAGCCTGATCGATGCGTACGAGGATCGTAAGTCGTTCGGAGTTCCCGATGATGTGGTCACGATCGCGTCGGAGGCGCACCAGATGCTCGCGCTGGACTACCGAGTGAGTCCGCAGAACCCCAGCGTCGTCCTGGTTGGCGACGATGGTGATTACGAGCATTTCGATGCGATTCAGTTGGCAGGTTCGTTTCGCGAGTTCCTCGAGGGCCTTCGAGGGGAGGATTGA